TGTCATGGGgagtgtgggagtcatatgttgtcCTAAGGCCATATCCATAGGATTTATATAGATCCTTTGGATTTTACTATGTTTACACATATGTAAgccttttagtctatttttaaaaggttttaacctttgtatttttgggtgactcaccatgttcttgtaacactgatgatgctcttgttacagagcgaaaacgttttgtttttatatttgtagcccttctaggggctttttaaattaatataccttttaccaagacgaatttttcattaaatttacttgtaattaatggtatacagacagctacaggaaattctttcttgtggatatttttttgtattttttgggttattctaagcaaaaaatgttcttacaagttttcgagataaacgcggttgtactttcaaaaaatcgaaaaattgcaatttttgaaccggaataacttatgactaaaaaataaaataacaattctatttgaaagttcatgtcaaattatatagattttgattatttgcattactAAAAACTAATTTTTGTGTCCCGTGCACAATGCATgtgttttaatgcatgctacgtagaaatagcctgtttgtagcgcgcctactcgttcgatttgcTCGCATACACCCAAgcactacgtgtttatagctttgtttgacaataaaaaaattaattttcagcAATGCAAATAGTCAAAACCGGtttaatttgacttgaactttcaaatgcggtaagcagaataattgatattactttttaataaaaagttatttgggttcgaaaattgcaatttttcaccCCACTTTTATCTCGAAAagtatgcatcctacgaaaaaacttgtaagaacactttttgcttagaatgacccaaaaaatacaaaaagataacATACATTTTGTTTGGCGAAAAATCCCTTTTAtgcaattcctcaagttctttatttataacaatcttatcgtaATCCGGATCAACAACTGttgcccaaaaaattcgtattctacgggtcaaaatacaaaaaaaaacttggataagtccatctgaataaaggaggccgttgtaccccctgacGACAGGACTATGTCAGATGAAAAagcatgagctaaactttcaaattttcttaaaaaagtgaataaaaatgcgtttattagtaataaatcattatgcaaaagtatcgtcaatcaTTCCTTATAagctttttgaataacttttttcaaaaaaatctatttttttaccgtgttttaggtgcacaactacgaAGTAATGTTATGTAGACATAtaataaatgataaaaaattgtaatgaatatatataattattgataatataaaaaaatacaaagtttataaggaaaaattcacgatacttttgcataattatttattactgatAAACGCATtgtttattcacttttttaaaccaatttgaaagtttagttcatattctttcatttgacacctgtagaatggttctaacataattttttctgacttatattattgcaaaaaaagctctcttatttaaacaattttaataaaattttgtcacatattaagcaccagagaaccctcatttgacaaaaatttcaaagctatacACTAAGTTTTACAaaagttattgcgaaattaatttttttgcaatttcgacatTTTTTCGCAGTTATCTTAACAACAAATGAGTATATTAACCTttataatacgccattttaaaggtttttccaTACTGTCGAAGATATGGAAATAAGtgtccttaaatgttacgtgtactcagtgcttctataaggagtagaaacgtggacattgaaggcggaaactccatcgaaacttcaggcttttgagctatggttgtacagaaggatcctaaagataccatggacagacaaagtcaccaatgaagaagtactacggatgaacacaaccgcagatttggtcaacatcgtgaagggacgtaagctgcagtacttgagatataatgagaaatcaaggcagatacgagctgctccaatgcattttgcaaggtaaaattgaaggaaaaagggccccaggatgaagaagaacatcctggcttgctaacctgagagcatggtatagaaagacctcaacacaattattccgtatagcaaccaacaaaatcatcatagccagaatgatcgccaacgttcggaacggacaggcaccctaagaagaataTTAAGAAGAAGTAGGAAGTAACGTCAGGTGCTAGAACTGGTGTCAATTTTCCTTTCCTTTTCTAGTGTTCCTAGAATTTCTTTGAGTTTTTAGTTCCTCACTGTtgttttaatcgcttatatactAACTGACCTTATCAGTATTTACTGTGACTGTACTTTATCAGTGATAGTTTTGAAGAGTTTATTACAATTGATTCATGTGAATGTTATCATAATGCTTTTGATAAATCTATGAAAACTAGATGTGTTGGTATCTTTCTTGATAGTTAGTTTTTTCTCACAACTTATTTAAAACagacatttcttcttcctcttcagTAGTCTCTTTTGGTCCAGTCTTGGGCACAGGCCTCCCCCCTTGTATCTGGTGCCAATTTCTTCCAATGCCTCGTTTATGTGATTTTTGGTTATCATTATATTATTCTGTTTGCTCACTTCTCTTCGCTACTTTCTCTTGCCACATGCTCTGCCATTTCCATTTAGATTTTGCGATAGCTTTGAAACAGACAGACATAACTTATAGTTATTACTGATACACTTCTGTAATTATTACTATCAAAGTCATTGCCTTCTTTGTTAATTTATTTGTAGACTTAACCTAACTATTCAATCTATTTTAGACCAACCTGCTCATTCAAGTGATCTATTAGAAAAGACTTCCAGACCCAGTAAGTTGACAAGATTCACGGAGAGCTGTATAAGACTCATGTGGTATTCCTTTATCTGGACATTTGGAATGGCAGTTTTATGGAACAAGCCTTGGTTATGGGATATTAACGCAAGTTGGACCGATTTCGGGAACGATCCAGTCAGCGTGGATCTATGGTTCTATGGTAGTTTAACTATAGTATACTACAGCTCAGCGTTCGTTGGTCAATTGTTTCTAGATGTGAGACGTAAAGACTTTTGGATTATGTTCATACATCATATCACAGTGGTTGCAATGGTTGCCATCATCTGGATTTTTAAACTACATCGAATAGGTTCTTTAGCTCCTCTTATGCACGACGTTAATGATATCATTATGGAACTGTCAAAGTGTCTTAACTATCTAAAATGTCCTAAATGTCCTGAAATACTTTTTGGACTTTTTGCTATTTCCTGGGTAATAACCAGGTTAATAATTCTACCGTTTTGGTACATACGAGCTTGTTTAGAGGATTCCCGTGGTGTTTTATCACAAGCCTCTGTATATTACGTGTGGAATGGGCTTTTCCTGATTCTAATGTTTCTACACTGTCTTTGGACTGTTATGATTTTTAAGGTAATTAGAATGACTATTCAAAAAGGCTCTACGGTGGACATTCGATCTGCCAGTGAAAGTTGTTCCGAAGAGGAGTTAAAGAAGCAGGAATAATCGTATACTTATTTTTGTAATATCAATTTGTTATTTAAACTATTATTCTTTACACaatcatatttttatatacattttatgataTTACTTCTCTTGTATAAAGAAAGGTAAATGACCAATGCAGCCTATGCACGGAAATAATATTTTGGCTGAGAACTTACTGGAAAGGGTTAGAATATCCTAACTTTATATCAAAGATAAATAACTATGTGTAGCCACGAACAATCCATAATGGAAGTATAAATATCTAAAACACTAGAACTGTCACTGTCCAATGTGGCTTCGACTTTCCCATGCGGCTCTAACCAAAGTTGTAAAATGAAGgtcggtccagtctctgatattttcaagaaaagaAATCTGCGCCGTTTTCCGTCAATCTtcccctggatgatcagttgcgcaaGGCGGTACTTTTCCTTTCTCATTGTGGAAAGGTATTTCCACCTGGAAAGGTATTTCCATTTTATATTTGGTGATAGAATGGTCTGTTATCATCTCCCATATCGGATCCCCGCATATATCTTTAATGCTGCAGTGTCCTTTGCCCACTGCAATTTTGCTTTGATTTCCCTGCAGTCTATGTAACCCCATCCTTGCCTCGCCCTTCACTGTGATGTGTAAGGGAGGAAGGTCTAGTAAGGCTTCCATTGCTGCAGTTGGTGTGCCTTTCATTGCTCCTGTTATGCTGAGACAGACAAGCCTTTGTATCTTGCCTAACTTCTCTATAGCATTTCTCTGCTGCACCTTTGGCCACCAGACCAATGctgcatacgttattgtgggcttTACCATCATGTTGTATATCCAATACATCATGTCCGGTTTAATTCCCCATGTTCTGCCATGTGTGCGTCTGGTCACCATTAGAGTAGGTTTTGCAGTATTGATATTCACTCCATTTTGttgctcgaaacagaagtggaagatcaggttaataaagcaaacagaaccgcaggttgcctgaatgaaacaatatggagaaataaaaacatcggaaaagaagtgaaaggcataatttacaaaacagtcatcagaccaattatgacatacgcggcagaaacacgacctgatgcagaaaggacaaaaagaatgctagaaacagcagagatgaaaacattgcgaaaaatcgatggtaagacgctgtgggatagagctagaagtgcagatatacgaaggagatgcaaggtggacaacattaataactaggTGAAAAGCAGAAGAAGAGTACAATGGAACGACCAAataagccgaatgacagcaaatagagtagtaaggacggcgagagaaggttccccaataggaagacgatcagtgggaagaccacgaaataGATGGAATgataacttactggaggcacattgaaaaacagacagagtaatgtctatataaaaagaagaagaagaagaagtccccATTTTCTTCACAACTCTTAGTAACCCTATTTAATAGTATCTGGAGACTAGGCTCAGAATCAGTCATTAAAACAGTGtaatctgcatagcggatgttatatACTCTTTGTCAATTCATTCTGGTACCTCCTGAAGAGCGAGAAAaagcgttcgcaaatattaccttcGAGTAGACGTTAAACAATATCGGTGATACCACATAGCCctgacacctcgttgtatttTAATTAGCCTTGACGTACTACCATTTGAATTTATgcttgctgtctgattccaatgaatagcttctataattttagaatctcttttatCGAAATCTATAAAAGAAGGTCTATATCGAAGTTTTAAAGAAATCTATAAAACAGACAAAAAGGTGTGCTTGTTGATCTTTGCACCTTTTTGACAGAGTTTGAaaacagaatattgcttctcgtatGCCCATGCTTTCCCTGAAGACAAATTCATCCTGACCGGTAGGTAACCTTGTCACATCTTCTATATATTCTATTCTGTATGAttcgcaagaaaagcttcagaatgttatttagtAGACTAATAAGAAATTGTATTTCAAACAGACTCTACAACAGTATCAAAAAGTTCAACAGTATTCCTACTGCAAATAGTGAAGTAAAATATGATCCTTTTTCTCCTTCCTGTatcatgtcctttcagaacgttggttataccatcatagctatcttaattttattcactgccaccctaaatagcatgcttcaccatatcaacaccataccaatctcgcaagttcttcaaccatgaggttcttcttcgccctggactgcgtttgcctgctatttttccttgcatgatattttgaaACAACCTATagttgggacctctcattacctCACTATATGTCCTATAGTCAAGCATTCTCTTCTtaatgctttttataatctcagtagtcttgctaagacgttctagtattgtggagtttccaatcttctccacccaagaaacttttaaagttcttctatagcaccacatttcgaaagccaggcaatttagatcgattttattcacagtccaagactagtagtccagggtaataaggttttttcaatgacacttgaacagccagggtactgaagcgtttttcgacctataagagcaaattgtaactatttcctgcgtaggatctggcggccatttttatgtataaacaattaactgtcaaaaaatgtcatttttccctttttttcaaatcaatgaaaaacagggaaactttggttttttttagtacaaatatcttcgagattatggaaaaagctttaaaatgacgtattactaagtttgatatactcatttattgttaatataattgcgaaaaaaggtcggaattgcaagaacaattattttcgcaataactgttgtaaaaattagtgtacagctttgcaatttttgtcaaataaaggttctttggtgcttaatatgtgataaaaatttcaaatcgattcattcaattgtttaaattttattcaaattgtttatcccagaaagcactttttttgcaataacataagtcagaaaaaaatgatgttagaaccattccacaggtgtcagatgaaagagcatgagctatattttcaacttggtttaaaaaaagtgaataaaaaatgcatttattagtaataaataattatgcaaaagtatcgtaaatctgtccttaactttttattttgttatataagaaattatatatatttattacaattttttatcaattatgatataaataacattacttggtagttgtacacttaaaacagggtaaaaaagttaatttttttggaaaaagttattcaaaaagtttataaagaaaaattgacgatacttttgcataattatttattactaataaatgcattttttattcacttttttaaaccatgttgaaaatgtagctatGCTCTTTCATTTGGCACCTGTGGAATGCTTCCAACgtaattttttttctgacttatgttattgcaaaaaaatgctctctgggataaacaatttgaataaaatttaaacaagtcgctttgaaatttttataacatattaagcaccaaagaaccctcatttgacaaaaatttcaaagctgtacaataatttttataacagttactgcgaaaataattttatttgcaattcCGCCATTTTTTCGCAATTGTATTAATAAATGAGTAtgtcaaactttgtaatacgtcattttaaagctttttccataatctcgaagatacttgtactaaaaaaatcataagtttcactgttttccgttgatttgaaaaaaaagggggaaatgccatttttttacagttaattgtttataa
The window above is part of the Diabrotica virgifera virgifera chromosome 2, PGI_DIABVI_V3a genome. Proteins encoded here:
- the LOC114334108 gene encoding ceramide synthase 6 isoform X2, which produces MENIYTLWSDENRQYHSPTQFLPLVPLTFLAIAMRCIIQTFLIKPMGIYLGIPPDQPAHSSDLLEKTSRPSKLTRFTESCIRLMWYSFIWTFGMAVLWNKPWLWDINASWTDFGNDPVSVDLWFYGSLTIVYYSSAFVGQLFLDVRRKDFWIMFIHHITVVAMVAIIWIFKLHRIGSLAPLMHDVNDIIMELSKCLNYLKCPKCPEILFGLFAISWVITRLIILPFWYIRACLEDSRGVLSQASVYYVWNGLFLILMFLHCLWTVMIFKVIRMTIQKGSTVDIRSASESCSEEELKKQE